One segment of Mugil cephalus isolate CIBA_MC_2020 chromosome 14, CIBA_Mcephalus_1.1, whole genome shotgun sequence DNA contains the following:
- the LOC125019748 gene encoding toll-like receptor 13, giving the protein MSTMRHLVLRLLVSLLSLLCHVNLSLEYSLKNCIIDSPEEASSVLVLDCASRKLVTVPDDIPRNAASVNLVYNKLQKINRNDFAQMSKLIILVLACNNITHVDDGSFIDLVALETLSISNNQLTSLSGYVFQGLSNLTALDLDGNQIEFIHSSAFWYLTRLQTMRLDSNRLQRVVDIQPILQLPQIQNLNLGSNHFSSFQTKDLLLNEPSGLKVLGVSNNRKLEMFSISTPIFPLLHTIDLSQSGQDSGMKWDIPDKTLLGNITHLYFRFPNILFGDLQKVLQSLDSLEYLQMNYMDEWIKRDLLATVCKIPTLRALNLFYNHLHKFLMDLANCSRLTELDLSWTYIKELPKGSIRLMEQLRSLKVSTNYLAKVPDDIKSLPSLEILHMGSNVISELGCDDFMNTTHLAELYLINNHITKLDRCVFESLPDLKLLDLSYNQLWTFGDTFKMGLHKLEFLDLSKNVLSSLERGAFQGLVSLKYLNVMMDQISRVPHKTFDKLDNLETLIVSIPCDYENSFRGLERLENLTMYLSITYGLKCPLSSDFEAFYHLKSVKVFTVICSGDNHNMPLEVPMEFFEAMRHLESFTAVNIYNSAPQPDTFQFNHRLKSLTFGKTDFSDLDPELFEQIPNLETLDLSESKLKSLDFLAQADLSALRSLKLSGNEINVINETVFQFLPVLTYLDLDNNPFTCECSNAGFIQWVKSNNQTQVVNAHQYTCAFPVAMKGSMLLDFDVQSCWMDTGLIFFVSSSSLVLLTLLSSFIYHFLRWHLTYAFHLFLAFLYDSRNRKKGVPHRYDAFVSYNVHDEDWVYREMLPVLEGEQGWRLCLHHRDFQPGKPIIENITDAIYGSRKTICVISRHYLQSEWCSREIQMASFRLFDEQKDVLILLFLEDVPPQQLSPYYRMRKLVKRRTYLSWRQAGQHPGVFWQSVQRALRTGDALDTDIC; this is encoded by the exons ATGTCCACAATGAGACATCTTGTTCTGAGACTTCTCGTCTCACTTCTGTCTCTCCTGTGTCATGTAAACCTTTCTCTGGAGTATTCTCTGAAAAACTGTATCATAGACTCTCCTGAAGAGGCCTCCTCTGTTCTTGTTCTGGATTGTGCAAGCCGTAAACTTGTGACCGTCCCTGATGACATCCCCAGAAATGCTGCCTCTGTAAATCTCGTGTACAATAAGCTTCAGAAGATTAACAGAAACGATTTTGCTCAGATGTCAAAGCTGATCATTTTGGTCCTGGCCTGTAATAATATTACTCATGTTGATGACGGATCTTTCATTGATCTTGTAGCGTTGGAAACTCTTTCCATAAGCAACAACCAACTCACCAGTCTGTCAGGTTATGTCTTTCAAGGACTGTCCAACCTCACTGCTCTTGACCTCGATGGCAACCAGATTGAGTTTATTCATAGCTCGGCCTTCTGGTACCTGACCAGGTTACAAACCATGAGGCTGGACTCCAACAGACTCCAACGAGTCGTGGACATTCAGCCCATCCTACAGCTGCCACAAATACAGAATCTGAACCTTGGATCAAACCACTTTTCCTCCTTCCAGACCAAAGACCTGCTGCTGAATGAGCCTTCAGGCCTCAAGGTGCTGGGTGTCTCAAATAATCGTAAGTTGGAAATGTTCAGCATCTCAACACCgatctttcctcttcttcacaCGATAGACCTTTCTCAAAGTGGCCAAGACTCTGGTATGAAATGGGACATACCTGACAAGACTTTACTGGGGAACATAACTCACCTGTATTTTAGATTCCCTAATATTCTCTTTGGAGACCTCCAGAAGGTCCTGCAGAGCCTTGACTCGCTGGAATACCTGCAGATGAATTACATGGATGAGTGGATAAAGAGAGATCTGTTGGCTACAGTCTGTAAAATACCAACACTCAGAGCCTTGAATTTGTTTTACAACCATCTCCACAAATTCCTAATGGACCTGGCAAACTGCTCTCGGCTCACTGAGCTGGACCTTTCCTGGACTTACATCAAAGAGTTGCCAAAAGGTTCGATACGTTTGATGGAGCAACTCAGGTCCCTGAAGGTGTCGACCAACTACCTTGCCAAGGTACCAGACGACATTAAGAGCCTCCCCTCCCTGGAGATCCTGCACATGGGAAGCAATGTTATTTCGGAGCTTGGCTGTGACGATTTCATGAACACAACACACCTGGCAGAACTTTACCTGATTAACAAccacatcaccaaactggacAGGTGTGTCTTTGAGAGTCTCCCTGATCTAAAGTTGCTCGACCTGAGTTACAACCAGCTGTGGACGTTTGGAGACACCTTCAAAATGGGCCTGCACAAACTCGAGTTCTTGGACTTGAGCAAAAATGTTCTCTCCTCCCTTGAGAGGGGAGCTTTTCAGGGTTTAGTGTCCctgaaatatttgaatgtgaTGATGGATCAAATTTCAAGGGTGCCACATAAGACCTTTGACAAACTGGACAACCTGGAAACTCTTATTGTATCTATTCCATGCGACTATGAAAATAGCTTCAGAGGATTAGAGCGCTTGGAAAATCTTACAATGTACCTCAGCATTACCTATGGGCTCAAATGTCCTCTTTCCAGTGACTTTGAAGCCTTCTACCATTTAAaatctgtgaaggttttcacaGTAATCTGCAGTGGTGATAACCACAACATGCCGTTGGAAGTACCGATGGAATTCTTCGAGGCCATGAGACATCTGGAGTCCTTTACAGCTGTAAATATCTATAATTCTGCTCCGCAGCCAGACACATTTCAGTTCAACCACAGGCTCAAGAGTCTGACCTTTGGGAAGACAGATTTTTCAGATTTGGACCCTGAACTGTTTGAACAAATCCCAAACCTGGAGACTCTGGATCTCTCTGAGAGTAAACTCAAGTCCCTGGATTTTCTGGCGCAGGCCGACCTGTCAGCTCTCAGATCTCTGAAACTCAGTGGGAATGAGATCAATGTGATCAATGAGACGGTCTTCCAGTTTCTCCCTGTGCTGACGTACCTGGACCTGGACAACAACCCTTTCACCTGCGAATGCTCCAACGCCGGCTTCATCCAGTGGGTGAAGAGCAACAACCAGACTCAGGTTGTAAACGCCCATCAGTACACTTGTGCCTTTCCTGTGGCCATGAAGGGAAGCATGTTGCTGGACTTTGACGTCCAGTCCTGTTGGATGGACACCGGCCTCATCTTCTTCGtctccagctcttctctggTCCTTCTAACTCTCCTCTCATCCTTCATCTACCACTTCCTGAGGTGGCATCTCACCTATGCCTTCCACCTCTTCCTGGCCTTCCTCTATGacagcaggaacaggaagaaggGAGTTCCTCATCGCTACGACGCCTTTGTCTCCTACAACGTCCACGACGAGGACTGGGTTTACCGAGAGATGCTCCCAGTGCTGGAGGGAGAGCAGGGCTGGAGACTCTGTCTGCACCACAGAGACTTCCAACCAG GTAAACCCATCATAGAGAACATCACTGACGCCATCTATGGAAGCAGGAAGACCATCTGTGTGATCAGCCGCCACTACCTGCAGAGCGAGTGGTGCTCCAGAGAGATCCAGATGGCCAG cTTCCGACTGTTTGATGAGCAGAAGGACGTGTTGATCCTCCTGTTTCTGGAGGACGTCCCGCCCCAGCAGCTGTCTCCGTACTACCGCATGAGGAAGCTGGTAAAGAGACGCACC